From the Primulina tabacum isolate GXHZ01 unplaced genomic scaffold, ASM2559414v2 Contig638, whole genome shotgun sequence genome, one window contains:
- the LOC142534641 gene encoding protein FEZ-like: MSTGKEEEEDDDDVALPGFRFHPTDEELVAFYLRRKIEKRPLSIELIKQVDIYKYEPWDLPRSSNVDDKECYFFCKRGRKYRNSVRPNRVITGSGFWKATGIDKQIYSSEGSRDCIGLKKSLVYYQGSAGKGTKTDWMMHEFRLPPGPDKGTKNIVDAKSIAREAEVWTLCRILKRSNSYKKVVMAADWREVATKRSNNVSRSTLDTSSETCSVESCEKIGYNISFSSSAPVVSHQNFQHQYQYEKKPYACNVACTMNSNQQVQGQYFTSSVKYQAPSSSSSMCADTYHEFLRHPENWEDLQSIFDYTAATAAIHPFYL; this comes from the exons ATGAGTACTggtaaagaagaagaagaagatgatgatgatgttgcaCTTCCAGGGTTCAGATTTCATCCGACTGATGAAGAGCTCGTGGCGTTTTATCTTCGGAGAAAGATCGAAAAGAGACCATTAAGCATCGAACTCATAAAACAAGTTGATATCTACAAGTATGAGCCATGGGATCTTCCAA GATCCAGTAACGTTGATGACAAGGAGTGCTACTTCTTCTGCAAAAGGGGAAGAAAATACAGAAACAGCGTTAGACCCAACAGAGTAATAACAGGTTCCGGGTTCTGGAAAGCCACTGGTATCGACAAACAAATATACTCTTCCGAAGGAAGCCGTGATTGCATCGGGTTAAAGAAATCCCTGGTATATTATCAGGGAAGCGCCGGAAAGGGAACCAAGACCGATTGGATGATGCACGAGTTCCGGCTGCCGCCTGGCCCCGACAAAGGAACCAAGAACATAGTGGATGCTAAAAGCATTGCTCGAGAAGCT GAAGTTTGGACCCTATGCAGAATACTGAAGCGCAGCAATTCTTACAAGAAAGTTGTCATGGCCGCGGATTGGAGAGAAGTCGCCACGAAGAGAAGCAACAACGTTAGTCGTTCGACACTAGACACGAGCTCAGAAACATGCAGCGTGGAGTCCTGTGAAAAAATCGGATACAATATTAGTTTCAGTAGCTCTGCGCCAGTAGTCAGTCATCAGAATTTCCAGCACCAATATCAATATGAGAAGAAACCCTACGCATGTAATGTTGCTTGTACTATGAATTCCAACCAACAGGTTCAAGGCCAATATTTCACGAGCTCAGTGAAATATCAAGCCCCGTCTTCTTCCAGCTCTATGTGTGCTGACACTTATCATGAGTTTCTAAGGCATCCTGAGAATTGGGAGGATCTTCAGTCCATCTTCGACTAcactgctgctactgctgctatTCATCCCTTCTATTTGTAA
- the LOC142534642 gene encoding putative LRR receptor-like serine/threonine-protein kinase At1g56140 yields the protein MPADFIPTVANKPPSQKKNRTGFIVGISVAVRAASLLSILVIFYLFWRRKIQKNFVDEELLGIDTRPYTFSFVELKTATDDFNPVNKLGEGGFGSVYKGTLVDGRVVAVKQLSVTSHQGKGQFVAEIATISAVQHRNLVKLYGCCIEGNKRLLVYEYLKNKSLDQLLFGIGSKSLYLDWATRYDICLGVAMGLTYLHEESRLRIVHRDVKASNILLDSDLTPKLSDFGLAKLFDDKKTHISTRVAGTIGYLAPEYAMRGHLTEKADVFSFGVVALEIVSGRPNSDSNLEIDRIYLLEWAWSLYESDKEIDLVDSSLHTFNPNEVRTIIGVALLCTQASPGLRPSMSRVVAMLSGDVEVASVVTRPSYLTDWKFNDETTLVSGTENSRINSTNSTTMVSGSGTYSPTDPAKPILHEFIGEGR from the exons ATGCCAGCAG ATTTCATTCCAACTGTTGCAAACAAGCCTCCTAGTCAGAAGAAGAACCGAACTGGTTTTATCGTGGGGATTTCTGTTGCAGTTAGAGCCGCAAGCTTGCTTTCTATTCTTGTGATATTCTACCTTTTCTGGAGAAGGAAAATTCAGAAAAACTTTGTGGATGAAG AGTTATTGGGGATTGATACACGGCCTTACACGTTCAGTTTCGTTGAACTTAAAACTGCAACAGATGACTTCAATCCTGTTAATAAGCTCGGGGAGGGAGGATTTGGATCTGTTTACAAG GGAACACTTGTTGATGGAAGAGTAGTTGCGGTTAAACAATTGTCTGTTACATCACATCAAGGAAAGGGTCAGTTTGTGGCCGAGATTGCTACTATTTCTGCTGTGCAACATCGCAATCTTGTTAAATTGTATGGATGTTGCATTGAAGGGAATAAAAGATTGCTTGTATACGAGTATCTAAAAAACAAGAGTCTTGATCAACTACTATTTGGAATCG GGAGTAAAAGTTTATATCTTGATTGGGCAACACGCTATGACATATGCTTGGGAGTGGCCATGGGTCTAACTTATCTACACGAAGAATCTCGACTGAGAATCGTGCACAGAGATGTGAAGGCCAGCAACATTCTGCTTGATTCTGATCTCACTCCAAAACTTTCTGATTTTGGCCTCGCCAAATTGTTCGACGACAAAAAGACCCATATAAGCACTCGAGTCGCAGGAACAAT CGGGTATCTTGCTCCGGAGTATGCCATGCGTGGACATCTCACAGAAAAGGCTGATGTATTTAGCTTTGGGGTTGTAGCTCTGGAGATAGTCAGCGGAAGGCCAAATTCTGACTCGAATTTGGAAATTGACAGGATTTATCTTCTTGAATGG GCATGGAGCCTTTATGAAAGTGACAAAGAAATAGATCTGGTCGACTCTTCTTTACACACATTCAACCCCAATGAAGTAAGAACAATCATCGGTGTAGCTCTTCTATGCACTCAAGCATCCCCAGGCCTGCGTCCCTCGATGTCTCGTGTGGTGGCCATGCTTTCTGGAGATGTCGAGGTGGCTTCTGTTGTCACAAGGCCCAGTTATCTAACTGACTGGAAGTTTAATGATGAGACAACATTGGTATCGGGCACGGAGAACAGCCGTATCAATTCGACAAATAGCACAACCATGGTATCAGGCTCAGGGACTTATTCACCCACAgatccagctaaacccatacTTCACGAGTTTATTGGTGAGGGCAGATGA
- the LOC142534645 gene encoding uncharacterized protein LOC142534645 has protein sequence MSSSDSDSESSSLGGTEGFSESSESSRSSRSSESSQSKISLADPDFTVDPPEEEVTTHSRPGKEVRHVTQQMNISNADNLWYGHLSSHIPSGSEPKLRTLWHIPSSHQIIIPSPEDRPYLAPKGYYTFFQHHFDAGLRFPLCDFFQELSKYYQVHLGLLTPNAFRLISCFAVLFRALGLPLNCTTFSYFLVLSRSKDGPFYVTSRSGHKLFDGAPSHVKDWKKYFFFVQPPKELTCFTDWYPVFTKPKLSKSYKKDEEYLQIMSVLGDRCFNIPKLLSEDLLCHAGLSPVKIKLKENAGTRVMNALFLRELSKTKAGGSSSVSQKSITPVVTMGPKEDCSAAEKKKTGSCSTTAKKPASSPSSPTAAKKKKAGSSSSASERASSPPPRAKSPPPSGKQNASTDLSPSAPQHGKRKISEISVVSVSSPEGSEPDEEPPLASAVHPLYTSDSAIVGRGPTPLAQKIMYQLPSDADAAFMGSLGWSDLLRRTCSSVTEGMMYVGELAERAHAARSGSCQELREVQALREQLQATIDEMKVSHAMELSESQAQLSESQIQCGELSKQKQESQRLIEDQAKEIKKLKKELKNSQAELKDAKARHVAEASSFKEEFLKSEEFVEICGPKAFHYLGVGFEGAVGLFHAQGYPPPGAPTDFIDFEGFISSLPPDS, from the exons ATGTCTTCTTCCGATTCCGATTCCGAGTCTAGTTCTTTGGGTGGTACTGAGGGGTTTAGCGAGTCTAGCGAGTCCAGCCGGTCTAGCAGGTCCAGCGAGTCTAGCCAGAGTAAGATTTCCCTAGCCGATCCTGATTTTACCGTTGATCCTCCTGAGGAGGAAGTCACCACTCATAGTCGTCCGGGTAAGGAAGTTCGTCACGTGACCCAACAAATGAACATATCTAACGCAGACAACTTGTGGTATGGTCATTTGTCATCCCACATCCCTTCCGGTAGCGAGCCAAAACTTAGAACTTTATGGCACATTCCTTCCTCCCACCAGATTATCATTCCTAGCCCAGAGGACCGGCCCTATCTAGCCCCTAAGGGCTATTATACCTTCTTTCAGCATCACTTTGATGCAGGTCTCCGTTTCCCTTTGTGCGATTTCTTCCAAGAATTAAGCAAGTACTACCAGGTGCATTTAGGTTTACTCACGCCCAATGCTTTCCGTTTGATAAGCTGTTTCGCTGTGTTATTCAGAGCTTTAGGCCTCCCTTTGAATTGCACCACTTTTTCCTACTTCTTAGTTTTGTCCAGGTCAAAAGATGGACCTTTCTACGTAACCTCCCGGTCTGGCCACAAACTGTTCGATGGGGCCCCCAGTCATGTGAAGGACTGGAAAAAATACTTCTTCTTTGTACAGCCACCCAAAGAATTGACTTGCTTTACCGATTGGTACCCTGTCTTCACTAAACCCAAACTTTCCAAGAGTTATAAGAAAGATGAGGAGTACCTACAGATAATGAGTGTACTAGGAGATCGATGCTTTAACATTCCCAAACTTCTATCTGAGGATCTCCTATGTCATGCCGGGTTAAGTCCCGTTAAAATTAAGCTGAAGGAGAATGCTG GTACTAGAGTCATGAACGCCCTATTTCTCCGTGAACTTTCCAAGACAAAGGCCGGgggttcttcatcagtttcCCAGAAATCCATTACCCCGGTAGTCACGATGGGCCCAAAGGAagattgttctgctgctgagaaaaagaaaacaggTTCCTGTTCTACCACCGCGAAGAAGCCTGCTAGCTCCCCTAGCTCCCCTACTGCTgcgaagaagaagaaggcaggctcctcctcctccgcctCAGAGCGAGCCTCCTCGCCACCTCCTCGCGCCAAGTCCCCTCCTCCGTCTGGTAAGCAAAATGCATCCACTGATCTTAGCCCGTCAGCCCCTCAGCATGGCAAACGCAAGATTTCTGAGATTTCTGTCGTATCGGTCTCTTCTCCAGAGGGGTCCGAGCCCGATGAGGAGCCTCCCCTCGCATCGGCGGTACATCCTCTATACACTTCGGATTCGGCCATCGTGGGGCGGGGTCCTACTCCTCTAGCTCAGAAGATAATGTATCAGCTTCCTTCCGACGCCGATGCAGCGTTCATGGGTTCACTGGGGTGGTCAGACCTCCTCCGCCGGACATGCAGCAGTGTCACCGAG GGCATGATGTACGTTGGGGAGTTGGCCGAGCGTGCTCACGCCGCTCGATCTGGCTCTTGTCAAGAATTACGCGAGGTTCAGGCTCTCCGCGAACAGCTCCAGGCTACTATTGATGAGATGAAAGTGTCGCATGCCATGGAGCTTTCGGAGTCCCAAGCTCAATTGTCGGAGTCCCAGATCCAGTGCGGCGAGCTCTCAAAACAGAAGCAGGAGTCTCAGCGGCTGATAGAGGATCAAGCTAAAGAGATCAAGAAGCTGAAGAAAGAATTAAAGAACTCACAGGCTGAGCTTAAAGACGCCAAGGCACGACATGTTGCAGAAGCCTCCTCTTTCAAAGAGGAATTTCTCAAATCCGAAGAATTTGTCGAGATCTGTGGCCCGAAAGCTTTTCACTACCTGGGGGTGGGTTTCGAGGGTGCAGTCGGCCTTTTCCACGCTCAGGGCTATCCTCCGCCAGGCGCCCCTACTGACTTTATCGACTTCGAGGGCTTCATATCGAGTCTCCCCCCTGATTCCTAG